Proteins from a single region of Trypanosoma brucei brucei TREU927 chromosome 7, complete sequence:
- a CDS encoding N-acetyltransferase, putative (similar to L-A virus GAG protein N-acetyltransferase (EC 2.3.1.-). (Swiss-Prot:Q03503) [Saccharomyces cerevisiae]), whose protein sequence is MPKKGKKNATKNNVKDVDIDALVAAIEGTSVPSKNSKEGMTRKQAMALEEKQMEEVLTKPVAAAQPLVDEHRLRMSLLAERLMHEKAIRDAEVAKALVPLKEEEKAWQKVSDNKYIRYEQFDGDEEVMNFIVQLFTKELTEPYSSFTYEYFIFGWPDLTIVAYGYDGEDVPDASVKGKRVGAVVSRVSRKHIDSPLRGYVAMFAVIPEFRGFRLGSRLVTLTIELMREKGCDEVYLETPTNNERALSLYLNLGFAKSKFLPRYYLDHSDAVRLKLWLKDPPFCTPVQPATPAVAVAAAASPSTSTSPI, encoded by the coding sequence ATgccaaaaaaagggaaaaagaatgcGACGAAGAACAACGTCAAGGATGTGGATATTGATGCTTTAGTGGCTGCAATTGAGGGCACTTCCGTACCGTCGAAAAACTCGAAGGAGGGAATGACTCGGAAGCAGGCCATGGCCCTGGAGGAGAAGCAAATGGAGGAAGTGCTTACGAAACCCGTGGCTGCAGCTCAACCGCTTGTCGATGAGCATCGTCTACGGATGTCGCTCCTAGCGGAGCGGCTGATGCACGAGAAGGCAATACGTGATGCCGAGGTGGCAAAAGCCCTCGTGCCattgaaagaggaggagaaggccTGGCAAAAGGTTTCAGACAACAAGTATATTCGCTATGAACAATTCGATGGTGACGAAGAGGTGATGAATTTTATCGTACAACTGTTCACAAAGGAGTTGACAGAGCCTTACAGCAGCTTCACATATGagtattttattttcggATGGCCTGATTTAACAATTGTTGCATACGGTTACGACGGTGAGGACGTGCCTGACGCGTCCGTGAAAGGCAAACGTGTAGGGGCTGTAGTTTCTCGTGTGTCGCGCAAGCACATTGACAGTCCGCTGCGCGGCTACGTAGCTATGTTCGCCGTTATCCCCGAGTTCCGTGGTTTCCGGCTTGGGAGCCGGCTGGTTACGCTCACTATTGAGCTCATGAGGGAAAAGGGGTGTGATGAAGTTTACCTGGAAACTCCGACAAACAACGAACGTGCTCTTTCATTGTACTTGAATTTGGGATTCGCAAAGTCTAAATTTCTGCCGCGCTACTACCTTGATCATTCCGACGCCGTCCGTTTGAAGTTGTGGTTGAAGGATCCCCCGTTCTGTACTCCTGTGCAACCCGCTACTCCGGCTGTAGCTGtggctgccgctgcttctcCTTCTACCTCTACTTCTCCTATCTGA
- a CDS encoding 40S ribosomal protein S15, putative codes for MASNITQERYEQLKKERTFHKFTYRGHEIDPLLALTEEEFKALVHARARRRMNRHADRRAPVLLKRLREAKKNVKAGEKPKAVKTHLRDVVITPEMVGSVVGIYNGRQFNAVEIKGEMIGHYLGEFSLTYKPVAHGRPGFGATHSSRFIPLK; via the coding sequence ATGGCGTCGAACATTACACAGGAGCGGTACGAACAGCTGAAGAAGGAGCGTACCTTCCACAAATTCACGTACCGTGGCCACGAAATCGACCCACTACTTGCGCTCACTGAGGAGGAGTTCAAGGCACTTGTGCATGCTCGCGCCCGTAGACGCATGAACCGCCACGCGGACCGTCGCGCCCCTGTGCTTTTGAAGCGCCTGCGTGAGGCGAAGAAGAACGTGAAGGCCGGTGAGAAACCGAAAGCTGTGAAGACACACCTTCGTGATGTTGTGATCACGCCTGAGATGGTGGGTTCTGTTGTGGGAATCTACAATGGTCGCCAGTTTAATGCGGTGGAGATCAAGGGTGAGATGATTGGCCATTATCTTGGAGAGTTCTCGCTGACGTACAAACCTGTCGCTCACGGCCGCCCCGGTTTTGGTGCGACTCACTCTTCTCGTTTCATTCCCCTCAAGTAG
- a CDS encoding tyrosyl-tRNA synthetase, putative, translating to MYKYVLQEKSPFCKVLRDVLNMFGVPAENVNSGGECFAVVTGPKTHSGLVPLVSALRKTAVDAKLKEFVGAAPDVAPLVNQWLLWASLLVSNEPTQTFKDSGCTSFMGHLLLQVEKCIDLSDGKKGFLTGGTFPTIADLLLYVAVHNHPLWTPEAYPCVKAWALHTRSNERVAPLIPNLEGDAFSQFNPVATGGKAGATGGGKAKGDKPVFAKPSDEEILRRKQEKEKAKLAKAANAAASAASATTAKDGISSPEKKKEVVPLNPNQLDLRVGRFLNVRRHPNSDRLFVEDMDIGTETRTVVSGLVDYYKAEEVEGTLCITVCNLKPRSLRDINSHGMILCASNETSLRIVQPPEGAKPGDRILFGEAYNKEALLETKQLSGNAATGLLGPLRVDDQSIVRWGDIPAQHPLGVLTVPGITNAIVK from the coding sequence ATGTACAAGTACGTTCTTCAGGAAAAATCACCCTTTTGCAAGGTGCTGAGGGACGTACTCAACATGTTTGGGGTTCCTGCCGAGAATGTAAACTCTGGAGGTGAGTGTTTCGCTGTTGTAACGGGACCAAAGACACATAGTGGACTTGTGCCACTTGTTTCCGCGTTGCGGAAGACGGCAGTGGATGCTAAATTAAAGGAATTTGTTGGTGCAGCCCCGGATGTGGCTCCATTGGTGAATCAGTGGTTGCTCTGGGCGTCGCTGCTCGTCTCGAATGAACCTACACAAACTTTCAAGGACTCCGGCTGCACGAGTTTCATGGGACACTTGTTGCTGCAAGTGGAGAAATGCATTGACCTCAGTGATGGGAAAAAGGGTTTCTTAACTGGAGGAACATTTCCCACAATCGCGGACCTGCTCTTATACGTGGCCGTACACAATCATCCCTTGTGGACACCTGAGGCATACCCGTGCGTGAAAGCTTGGGCACTCCACACTCGAAGCAACGAGAGAGTTGCTCCGCTCATTCCAAATTTGGAGGGTGATGCATTTTCTCAATTTAATCCAGTTGCAACCGGTGGTAAAGCTGGTGCCACTGGCGGAGGAAAGGCTAAGGGTGACAAACCTGTATTCGCCAAACCCTCTGATGAGGAAATACTGCGCCGAAagcaggagaaggagaaggcgAAGTTGGCCAAAGCTGCAAATGCCGCTGCCTCCGCTGCTTCTGCTACTACTGCAAAAGATGGTATATCTTCGccagagaaaaagaaggaagtagtGCCATTGAATCCCAATCAGTTGGATTTGCGTGTGGGCCGCTTTCTCAACGTTAGAAGGCACCCCAATTCCGATCGGCTTTTCGTTGAGGACATGGACATTGGTACAGAAACACGCactgtggttagtggtctcGTAGACTACtacaaggctgaagaggtggAGGGAACGCTGTGCATTACTGTATGCAACCTGAAACCCAGATCCCTTAGGGACATCAATTCACACGGTATGATCCTTTGTGCTTCCAATGAAACTAGCCTGCGGATCGTACAGCCACCTGAGGGTGCAAAACCTGGGGACCGTATTCTTTTTGGCGAGGCTTACAACAAAGAAGCGCTACTTGAAACAAAGCAACTTTCAGGCAATGCTGCAACGGGTCTTCTCGGTCCTCTTCGCGTGGATGATCAGAGCATCGTGCGTTGGGGTGATATTCCCGCGCAGCACCCCCTCGGTGTCCTAACTGTTCCGGGAATAACAAATGCTATTGTAAAGTGA
- a CDS encoding hypothetical protein, conserved (similar to EH-domain containing protein 1 (mPAST1) (Swiss-Prot:Q9WVK4) [Mus musculus]) — MRQLGSAVLACGNFNTPLKSLRSITLPTTSSLKRLLRRSQLGANCSTNRMCFATTTTVMMLNKFGLKSSGDESASDGYNGIYRMESGSNKSGQHALEGVEEDLNSLKRRVQQRYSDELRFLSHDSNRQPMVIVLGNHSAGKSTMINRLLGIELQRSGVSPTDDGFTVIQSGEDDITEDGPTAVSDPRYSFQELRKFGIHFVNKFKVKTRKLPATSLLPPGLMIVDTPGMIDTPIHLNDRTSVEGQLRGYDLFAVTRWFASRCDLIILMFDPANPGTTGETLDVLTKSLAGVEHKLLIVLNKSDMYDKAADFARVYGVLCWNLSKVLQMKDIPHIYTTYFLPRGDEFDDTRDAAGFAAFNKSSSTEETAVGGRKTASGSPQKESTSIIARDELLRQRSEVVSEILQAPLRRYDNLITELEEGVKRVLLAGRVCTEIVSTYRKMKVVATLAPPAIFCVSGLLLAVGGFTEVAALLASATAIAAVFAALKTRKSLVDFENDVLTNIDVIFDRLYVRHEKTMDTQLRWKDTVKPEILEFLNSSSVAGRQSIASLPTLSKKSQDSIISILKNDIPQLRVRVANYKVKNFLRAGERQPLGNEVRVK, encoded by the coding sequence ATGAGGCAGTTAGGAAGTGCAGTTTTAGCATGTGGAAACTTCAATACGCCCCTTAAATCACTTCGTAGCATAACGTTACCCACCACATCATCACTGAAGCGACTGTTGCGCAGAAGTCAGTTGGGTGCCAACTGCTCGACTAACCGCATGTGTTTTGCGACTACTACAACCGTAATGATGTTAAACAAGTTTGGATTGAAATCTAGTGGGGATGAAAGTGCCAGTGACGGATATAACGGGATATATCGCATGGAAAGCGGCTCGAACAAAAGTGGGCAGCATGCATTAGAAGGTGTTGAGGAGGATTTGAATTCGCTAAAGAGGCGTGTTCAGCAGCGATACAGCGATGAATTACGGTTCCTTTCCCATGACAGCAACCGCCAACCGATGGTGATTGTCCTTGGGAACCACAGCGCGGGAAAGTCTACGATGATTAATCGTTTATTAGGTATCGAACTGCAGCGATCGGGCGTATCTCCAACGGATGACGGCTTTACGGTTATTCAGAGTGGTGAAGACGATATAACCGAGGATGGACCGACTGCTGTAAGTGATCCACGATATAGTTTTCAAGAGTTGCGCAAATTTGGCATCCACTTTGTCAACAAGTTCAAGGTAAAGACACGCAAATTGCCGGCAACGTCTCTATTACCACCCGGTCTCATGATTGTCGACACGCCGGGCATGATTGACACTCCTATTCATTTGAATGATCGGACATCAGTTGAGGGTCAGCTCAGGGGGTATGATCTGTTCGCCGTGACACGTTGGTTTGCTTCACGTTGTGACTTGATTATTTTGATGTTTGACCCCGCTAACCCCGGTACTACAGGTGAAACATTAGATGTTCTCACCAAATCCCTAGCTGGGGTGGAGCATAAGCTGCTTATCGTTTTAAACAAATCAGATATGTATGACAAGGCAGCGGATTTTGCTCGTGTGTATGGCGTCCTTTGCTGGAACCTAAGCAAAGTTTTACAAATGAAGGACATTCCACACATATACACTACCTATTTTCTTCCCCGTGGTGATGAATTTGACGACACGCGGGACGCAGCAGGTTTTGCTGCCTTCAATAAGAGTTCCTCAACCGAGGAAACGGCTGttggagggaggaaaacagcATCGGGATCACCACAAAAGGAGTCAACGTCGATTATTGCCCGAGATGAGCTTCTTCGACAGAGAAGTGAAGTGGTCAGTGAAATTCTTCAAGCACCACTGCGTCGCTACGACAATCTTATCACGGAGTTGGAGGAAGGGGTGAAACGAGTACTTCTTGCCGGTCGTGTTTGCACTGAAATTGTATCAACATACCGGAAGATGAAGGTTGTCGCCACTTTGGCACCACCTGCGATTTTTTGCGTCTCCGGACTTCTGCTTGCGGTTGGCGGTTTCACGGAAGTTGCAGCCTTACTTGCCTCCGCTACCGCGATCGCCGCCGTGTTTGCCGCTTTGAAGACGCGCAAGTCATTGGTTGACTTTGAAAATGATGTGCTGACGAACATTGACGTCATATTTGACCGTTTGTATGTCAGGCACGAGAAGACAATGGATACTCAACTTCGTTGGAAAGATACTGTGAAACCCGAAATTTTGGAATTTTTGAATTCTTCATCCGTCGCAGGGCGGCAAAGCATTGCTTCACTACCAACACTTAGTAAAAAATCACAGGACAGCATTATATCGATTCTCAAGAACGACATTCCTCAGTTGAGGGTTCGTGTTGCCAACTACAAGGTGAAAAATTTTCTGCGAGCTGGTGAACGGCAACCGCTGGGTAATGAGGTGAGGGTCAAATAA
- a CDS encoding glycogen synthase kinase-3 alpha, putative gives MSERILPSTLRGVTNGQKEVTASVGERVPLLPRRFSARPQGNQEAQERTAVKCEQVRYAIQEVIGRGAFGEVSSAEVVGTRDLVAIKRVIHDGRLRQRELTLMRDHLGPNTQQGGVSSLDVGNGVGAHATSVTGSNGEEANGTTAIDGLESWNMPTIVPYHPCVVKLLDHFFASDPSGVQYLFMVMDYIPLDVRRLHHMFLRQREQQMPIILVKVIMFQLARALAFLHARGICHRDVKPNNILVDQETGVVKLCDFGSAKKMQAVGGEGPREKNVPYIFSRYYRAPELLLGSQYYHFHVDMWAFGCVLAELLCGKVLFKGSSSTMDQLVEIIKVLGKPSERELFALNPQSAGSALIRTWGDSHNASQLSPTPSGPLPSSNSANADYMQRRSAPRVKSLLWVEVLPPNTSQAALSLIEQLLRYTPEERLTSAEVLEHVFFDELFSDDARLPNGAPLPASMFQVTREEAEILPPWLLERMAAAEGVAKGRELNQSATAPENAI, from the coding sequence ATGAGTGAGCGGATTTTGCCGTCGACGTTGCGTGGAGTAACTAATGGGCAAAAGGAAGTTACCGCTTCTGTGGGTGAAAGGGTCCCGCTATTACCACGGAGATTTAGCGCACGACCGCAAGGCAATCAAGAGGCTCAAGAAAGAACTGCAGTGAAATGCGAGCAAGTGAGGTATGCAATTCAAGAAGTGATTGGCAGAGGAGCGTTTGGCGAAGTTTCATCTGCTGAGGTTGTGGGAACGAGAGATTTAGTCGCCATTAAAAGGGTTATTCATGACGGAAGGCTGCGACAGAGGGAGTTGACATTAATGCGTGACCACCTCGGCCCAAATACGCAACAGGGAGGCGTGTCTTCATTAGATGTTGGAAATGGGGTGGGTGCTCACGCCACATCAGTAACTGGAAGCAATGGGGAGGAGGCAAATGGTACCACTGCAATTGATGGCTTAGAAAGTTGGAATATGCCAACGATCGTGCCGTACCACCCGTGCGTTGTGAAGCTTCTGGATCATTTCTTCGCTTCTGATCCCAGTGGGGTTCAGTACTTGTTTATGGTGATGGACTACATCCCTTTGGATGTGCGCCGATTACATCATATGTTTTTGAGGCAACGGGAACAACAAATGCCAATTATACTCGTGAAGGTAATAATGTTCCAGCTTGCCAGGGCTCTGGCATTTCTCCATGCACGTGGAATATGCCATCGTGATGTTAAACCCAACAATATACTCGTTGATCAGGAAACTGGCGTCGTGAAGCTATGTGACTTTGGTAGTGCCAAGAAGATGCAGGCTGTTGGAGGAGAGGGACCACGAGAAAAGAACGTTCCCTATATTTTTTCCCGGTATTACCGCGCTCCTGAACTTCTACTTGGTTCGCAATATTACCATTTTCATGTAGACATGTGGGCCTTTGGGTGTGTCCTAGCGGAGCTTCTGTGCGGGAAGGTGTTGTTTAAGGGCAGTAGCAGTACAATGGACCAATTAGTGGAGATAATTAAAGTACTTGGAAAACCATCTGAGCGGGAACTCTTCGCGCTCAATCCACAGAGTGCTGGAAGTGCATTAATACGGACATGGGGAGATTCGCACAACGCCTCACAGTTGTCACCAACTCCATCAGGCCCCCTGCCCTCTTCCAACTCAGCAAACGCAGATTATATGCAGCGACGTTCGGCACCCCGTGTAAAATCTTTACTGTGGGTGGAAGTACTACCACCCAATACTTCGCAGGCCGCCCTGTCACTTATTGAGCAACTTCTGCGCTATACGCCAGAGGAACGACTTACCTCCGCTGAGGTTTTAGAACACGTGTTTTTTGATGAACTCTTTTCGGATGATGCCCGCCTGCCTAACGGGGCGCCGCTTCCCGCAAGTATGTTTCAAGTGACGCGAGAAGAGGCGGAGATTTTACCACCGTGGCTGCTGGAGCGCATGGCGGCGGCGGAGGGAGTTGCAAAAGGACGTGAGTTAAATCAAAGTGCGACGGCGCCGGAGAATGCGATATAA
- a CDS encoding pyrroline-5-carboxylate reductase, putative: protein MGMCTDRCVGVCKLNLALMHFVGMGEVCVWRRCGERGKKKERNIEDKRKGEGGVHLNCLFCLLMCNMFFTFCASSFVLFYLNQMLPPLGEAHICVKIYKLKYIYIYIRSYLYCFLFLCKCVWDGSICVSEVFYLALDFVLLFVQTYIKGQGGNYTHAHTQKKEKDNCHTKSVTIMKISFIGCGNMGECILGGLIQSKQYPPESIRVFNRTKATVDRLCERYGVGGAQSATDAAAYADVIVIGVKPKVVCELLASIQSSVTANKIIVSVAAAISIASMEKALGSEARKIVRTMPNLPTRVGAGVTSITSNAHVTASEKETIFQLFRTIGIVVEVLESQIPAVSSVAGASPAYVFMFMEAMADAAVHGGLPRAQAYELAAQAVLGSAIMLQKCDMSPAQLKDMVCSPGGVTIEAVRILEKGGMRSAVIEAMIACTDKSKELEKGLN from the coding sequence ATGGGCATGTGTACAGACAGGTGCGTGGGTGTATGCAAATTGAACCTTGCCCTGATGCATTTTGTAGGGATGGGggaagtgtgtgtatggagGAGGTGtggagaaagggggaaaaaaaaagaaaggaacataGAAGACAAAcggaaaggggaggggggagttCACCTTAATTGTTTATTTTGCCTCCTGATGTGCAATATGTTCTTTACATTTTgtgcttcctcttttgttctattttatttaaaCCAAATGCTCCCTCCCCTTGGGGAAGCACACATTTGTgtgaaaatatataaattaaaatatatatatatatatataagatcGTATCTATATtgcttcttgtttttgtgcaaATGTGTCTGGGATGGTTCTATATGTGTGAGTGAGGTGTTTTATTTGGCGCTCGactttgtgttgttgttcgtTCAAACTTATATCAAGGGTCAAGGAGGTAattacacacacgcacacacacaaaaaaaggaaaaggataaTTGTCATACGAAATCCGTTACAATAATGAAGATATCATTTATTGGATGTGGCAACATGGGCGAATGCATCTTAGGTGGACTTATTCAAAGCAAACAGTACCCACCCGAGTCTATCCGCGTTTTTAACCGTACAAAAGCTACTGTGGATCGGCTTTGCGAGCGTTATGGTGTGGGAGGAGCCCAAAGCGCTACTGATGCTGCCGCGTACGCCGATGTGATAGTCATCGGCGTCAAACCAAAAGTTGTCTGTGAATTACTTGCAAGTATTCAGTCGAGTGTAACGGCAAATAAAATTATTGTATCGGTCGCTGCTGCAATTTCTATCGCCTCGATGGAAAAGGCACTCGGGTCGGAGGCACGCAAAATTGTGCGCACTATGCCAAACCTTCCCACACGTGTCGGTGCCGGTGTGACATCCATCACTTCCAACGCACACGTGACGGCTtctgaaaaggaaacaatattTCAGCTCTTCCGCACCATTGGTATTGTTGTAGAGGTTTTAGAGTCACAAATTCCTGCCGTGAGCAGCGTCGCAGGTGCGTCACCGGCGTATGTGTTCATGTTTATGGAAGCAATGGCCGATGCGGCAGTTCATGGTGGTTTGCCTCGCGCACAAGCGTATGAATTAGCGGCTCAAGCGGTATTAGGATCTGCGATAATGCTTCAAAAGTGTGACATGTCTCCTGCACAATTGAAAGATATGGTTTGCTCACCTGGAGGAGTAACTATTGAGGCTGTACGGATACTTGAGAAGGGTGGAATGAGGTCTGCTGTCATTGAAGCAATGATTGCGTGTACCGATAAGTCAAAGGAACTTGAGAAGGGATTGAATTAA